The Roseovarius indicus genome has a segment encoding these proteins:
- the smpB gene encoding SsrA-binding protein SmpB, with translation MAKPKDNPNYKVVAENRRARFDYAIEEDLECGIMLEGSEVKSLRQGSSNIAESYAMVEDGELWLVNAYIAPYEQAKTFQHDERRKRKLLASKKELARLWNETQRKGMTLVPLVMYFNHRGIAKIKIGIAKGKKNHDKRETAAKRDWNRQKQRLLKEHS, from the coding sequence ATGGCCAAACCGAAGGACAATCCGAACTACAAGGTGGTCGCCGAGAACCGGCGGGCCCGGTTCGACTATGCCATCGAGGAAGACCTGGAATGCGGCATCATGCTCGAAGGCTCCGAGGTGAAATCGCTGCGGCAGGGCTCGTCGAACATCGCCGAAAGCTACGCCATGGTCGAGGATGGCGAACTGTGGCTGGTGAACGCCTACATCGCACCCTACGAACAGGCCAAGACCTTCCAGCATGACGAGCGCCGCAAGCGCAAGCTGCTGGCCTCGAAAAAGGAGCTGGCCCGCCTCTGGAACGAGACCCAGCGCAAGGGCATGACCCTCGTTCCGCTGGTGATGTATTTCAACCACCGCGGCATCGCCAAGATCAAGATCGGCATCGCCAAGGGCAAGAAGAACCACGACAAGCGCGAGACCGCCGCCAAGCGCGACTGGAACCGCCAGAAACAGCGCCTCCTGAAGGAACACAGCTGA
- a CDS encoding TetR/AcrR family transcriptional regulator, giving the protein MTAMAAEIKKGRKFDQVLDGAREIFLRDGFEGASVDEIARAAGVSKATLYSYFPDKRLLFSEVARIECNRQAEEALDVIGTGAPIEVVLHEAANRIVRFFLSEFGRQVFRICVSESYRFPELGRRFYESGPQLVRERMTKVLTPYVEQGILKIDDMDLAANQFGELCKADLFVRNLCGVCNDFHEADIERVVNGAVEMFLARYRV; this is encoded by the coding sequence ATGACGGCGATGGCCGCTGAAATCAAGAAAGGCCGGAAATTCGACCAGGTGCTCGACGGGGCGCGGGAAATCTTCCTGCGCGACGGCTTTGAAGGCGCCAGTGTCGACGAGATCGCCCGCGCGGCCGGGGTCTCGAAGGCCACGCTTTACAGCTATTTCCCCGACAAGCGCCTGCTGTTTTCGGAAGTCGCCCGGATCGAATGCAACCGGCAGGCCGAAGAGGCGCTCGACGTCATCGGCACGGGCGCGCCGATCGAGGTTGTGCTGCACGAGGCGGCGAACCGGATCGTGCGGTTTTTCCTGTCAGAGTTCGGGCGGCAGGTGTTTCGTATCTGCGTGTCGGAATCCTACCGCTTTCCCGAGCTGGGCCGGCGGTTCTACGAATCCGGTCCGCAGCTGGTGCGCGAGCGGATGACCAAGGTTCTGACCCCCTATGTCGAGCAGGGAATCCTGAAGATCGACGACATGGATTTGGCCGCGAACCAGTTCGGCGAGCTGTGCAAGGCCGACCTGTTCGTGCGGAACCTTTGCGGGGTCTGCAACGATTTTCACGAGGCGGATATCGAGCGCGTCGTGAACGGCGCGGTCGAGATGTTCCTGGCGCGGTACCGCGTCTGA
- the sseA gene encoding 3-mercaptopyruvate sulfurtransferase, whose amino-acid sequence MAQDDPKTLVSTDWLAAHMKDPDLRILDGTYFLPGIDRDPRAEYAETHIPGARFFDIDEISDQRSELPHMAPPVEKFMSRMRAMGVGDGHQVVVYDTHGLFSAARVWWLFKLMGQNDVAVLDGGLPKWVSEGRETEDMEPIIRDRHMTVRRQAHMVKDVTQVSAASKLGDYEILDARSPARFRGEEPEPREGLRSGHIPGSKNVHYRELMNEDGTMKDPDGLRAVLDAAGVDTARPVITTCGSGVTAAIINLALERIGKTDHALYDGSWTEWGAFGTVPVATGDE is encoded by the coding sequence ATGGCACAAGACGATCCGAAAACCCTTGTTTCCACAGACTGGCTGGCGGCCCACATGAAGGACCCCGACCTGCGGATCCTGGACGGCACCTATTTCCTCCCCGGCATCGACCGCGACCCCAGGGCGGAATACGCCGAAACCCACATCCCCGGCGCGCGTTTCTTCGATATCGACGAGATTTCCGACCAGCGCTCCGAGCTGCCCCACATGGCCCCGCCGGTCGAGAAATTCATGTCCCGCATGCGCGCAATGGGCGTCGGCGACGGGCACCAGGTGGTGGTCTACGACACCCACGGCCTGTTCTCCGCGGCCCGCGTCTGGTGGCTCTTCAAGCTGATGGGCCAGAACGACGTCGCCGTGCTCGACGGGGGCCTGCCAAAGTGGGTCTCCGAAGGCCGCGAAACCGAGGATATGGAGCCCATCATCCGCGACCGTCACATGACCGTCCGCCGCCAGGCCCACATGGTCAAGGACGTCACCCAGGTCTCCGCCGCCTCCAAGCTCGGCGACTACGAGATCCTCGACGCCCGCTCCCCCGCCCGCTTCCGTGGCGAGGAACCCGAGCCCCGCGAGGGCCTGCGCAGCGGCCACATTCCGGGCTCGAAAAACGTGCATTATCGGGAGCTTATGAACGAGGACGGCACGATGAAAGACCCCGACGGCCTGCGCGCCGTGCTCGACGCCGCCGGCGTCGACACGGCCCGCCCCGTCATCACCACCTGCGGTTCCGGCGTGACCGCCGCCATCATCAACCTTGCGCTGGAACGCATCGGCAAGACCGACCACGCGCTTTATGACGGGTCCTGGACCGAATGGGGCGCCTTCGGCACCGTACCCGTCGCGACCGGAGACGAATAG
- a CDS encoding amino acid aminotransferase: MFEQLKEPSADKILMLMQLYREDPREQKIDLGVGVYKNPEGVTPIMRAIKAAEQKWWGEETTKAYTGLAGDPAFSDAMIGLVLGDAVPRENVAAVATPGGTGAVRQAFELVRMATPKARVHVSNPTWPNHLSILKHLGIEAVPYRYFDETTCGVDFAGMMEDLEKVEEGDVVLLHGCCHNPTGANLNLTEFKAVIELMIAKGALPMIDIAYQGFGDGLDVDALATREVASACPETLIAASCSKNFGIYRERTGLLMAISQDSSKQKVAQGNLAYLNRQNYSFPPDHGARLVTLVLNDDKLRADWQSELEDVRLNMLSLREQLASEMQRLTKSDRYGFIAQHRGMFSRLGLSTEIVEALRKDHGIYMVGDSRINIAGLNKETVPVLAKAIVEAGG, from the coding sequence ATGTTCGAACAGCTCAAGGAACCGTCCGCAGACAAGATCCTCATGCTGATGCAGCTGTATCGCGAGGACCCGCGCGAGCAGAAGATCGACCTTGGCGTGGGCGTCTACAAGAACCCCGAAGGCGTCACCCCCATCATGCGCGCCATCAAGGCCGCCGAACAGAAATGGTGGGGCGAGGAAACGACCAAGGCCTATACCGGCCTCGCCGGCGATCCGGCCTTTTCCGACGCGATGATCGGCCTCGTGCTGGGCGATGCGGTGCCCCGTGAAAACGTCGCCGCCGTGGCCACCCCGGGCGGCACCGGTGCCGTGCGTCAGGCCTTCGAGCTGGTCAGGATGGCCACCCCCAAGGCCCGCGTCCACGTGTCGAACCCGACCTGGCCCAACCACCTGAGCATTCTCAAACACCTTGGAATCGAGGCCGTCCCCTACCGCTATTTCGACGAAACCACCTGTGGCGTCGACTTTGCCGGCATGATGGAAGACCTTGAAAAGGTTGAAGAAGGCGACGTCGTCCTGCTGCACGGCTGCTGCCACAACCCCACCGGCGCCAACCTCAACCTGACCGAGTTCAAGGCGGTGATCGAACTGATGATCGCCAAGGGCGCCCTGCCCATGATCGACATCGCCTACCAGGGCTTCGGCGACGGTCTCGACGTCGACGCGCTCGCCACGCGAGAGGTCGCCTCGGCCTGCCCCGAAACCCTCATCGCCGCCAGCTGCTCGAAGAATTTCGGCATCTACCGCGAGCGCACGGGCCTTCTCATGGCCATCTCGCAGGACAGCTCGAAACAGAAGGTCGCACAGGGCAACCTCGCCTATCTCAACCGCCAGAACTATTCCTTCCCGCCCGACCACGGCGCACGGCTGGTGACGCTGGTTCTGAACGACGACAAGCTCCGCGCCGACTGGCAATCAGAGCTGGAAGACGTCCGCCTGAACATGCTCAGCCTGCGCGAACAGCTGGCCTCGGAAATGCAGCGCCTCACCAAGTCCGACCGCTATGGCTTCATCGCCCAGCACCGCGGCATGTTCTCGCGTCTCGGCCTGTCGACCGAGATCGTCGAGGCCCTCCGCAAGGATCACGGCATCTACATGGTGGGCGACTCGCGGATCAACATCGCCGGACTCAACAAGGAAACCGTGCCGGTTCTGGCCAAGGCCATCGTCGAAGCCGGGGGCTGA